The window CCAAAATTCTCTTAGACTACAGAAACTAAGTTAGGGTCCTGAAAAGTTTATAAGAATGATAAGAATTAATGTTCTAACAATTTGATTATAGAGATTTTGATACACAACAtctaaattttaacttataaatcaCTTacgtaaaaaaaacttataaatcactttaattaatttaattacatctATAACAACCTTAATTTGCACCTTAAACCTTAAGTTACTTATAGATTGGACCATAGTAGTAACAAGTAGTGGTCATTCAGTTCAATCAAAACAAAAGtccacttgaaaaaaaaaagctagaaAGGAACGAAGCGGAACAGGAGCACTTGCTAATTAAGTTGCTATAGCCCACTCCTGTGGACTTAATGAAGAGAGTATCTGGTGCACACTTTCTTTGGTAAGGGGACAATAAAGACAACTTAGTCTTCTACATAAGAGGGATTTTTTCTataaaggaagaaaaggaaaggatTCGTCATTGCGAAAAGGGGAACGATTAACACATGGTTAAGGTATTCTGGGACGGGTATATTTTTGTCTTACTAAAATTTTTGTTAGATCATTTATTTGAATCTAAGTCCAATTTAATTAAGATTcaaattatataagaaaataattaataaatttaattttttggcatgatttattaattttaaaatttatacaattaagttataaaattagagaaatataaaactacaattattatatatttgaaattttatataattgaaattgataTCAATTTGATATCATGGcagtattattatatataattattttaaaatttatatttaaaaattataaactattaGATTGGATTTAGACACTATGAactatattctaaatttattttcaaaatacatCAAGACTAATTTTTAAATCCAATTTCATTAAAAAGTAACTCTATGCCGAGCTGGATTAAAGGGATGAGACGATTCACCATCACCTTTACATGATCCATGAACATTTTGAAAGCAAAATCACACTCCTTGCTAATTGGACTACTgctaaatttatgttttgtgcTCATTAGTTGTACACCACCGTTGGAAAAGGTAAGCTGAGACGTAATTCAATTAAAAGTTGTTGATGTTGTCATCGCTAAATGCATAAttgtttttcatgttttaatCAAATCATAAAAAGATGATTTTGTAAAGTCCATTGGCGATAATTAACTTTAGAGGTGATACATCtgagaaattaataataaaaaactataaagaTCATGTTGATGAATATCGCttgcaatctttcatatttttaacCAAGCACATAGCAACCACTATTTTGACTTAAATTCAGGAGTGGAGAGGCAAAAATATCACGTATAGATCATGGTGTCCCCAAAACATAAGACCAGTTAGACAGGATACGACCAATTTTCAAGCCCCATTGGAGATTGGCTCATTATTGCAAAAGAAAGAAGGCTAAAAAGAAAccatgataaattaaatttagaggGGACAAGACAGTCAACCAGGGGAAAGAAAAACTTTGATTATGCAATTTTTAATAGCATAAAcagatttaaatataatatatatgacaCTGTCCAAGTAATTTGTCTCATTTTCTAATCTTACTATTGCAATTACAAATAAAGTATTCTCTCTCACTATCCCTTTTCACCctctccatttttttattatttgagttCGACTACAGCTCCCTGAATGAGTGGAACTGGGTAGGGAGAAAATGCCACAGTGATAAAAGCATTTGAGTTAAGtaaaaagtttttaattagCAATGTGACCAAATTTGAGACTCGGATCAGGTGGCAATGCAATACGGTTCCCAGATCAGAAAAGACCTCCTAGAATCCTTGCAACTCTTCAAATTGTTCTCCAAGGAAGAgtaattgttgttgtgttgaAAGGTAAACGTGTTAGAAGCAGGAGCAACTTTTGTCGTAGGCTTGGTCCTCCAATAGTATTCATAAGCATTGAAAGCCTTTTTATGAATACTACCATGCTGCCTTGGCCTCGGTGGCAGTGGATGACTATGTTGTACCGTATCAACATCCTTAAAATTGACCACATCGTTGAACTTCTCTGACCATTTTGGACTCTTAACGTTAGCATCAGTACCTAATAACCCAATTGGCTTATTCATCATTAATGCTAACCCAAACCCACTAGATAACAACCTTAACATGGGtgtttttgcttcctctatcacACTCTCAAATTCCTCTGCCTCATcaaactcttcttcttcttcagctacCTCCACGTCAGCAAAAGTGAGGACAAGTCGACCGTTTTCTCGTTGAGCACAAAAGTTGTTCTGTGAAGGAACAGACACAGCTTGTAGGAACAACCTTCCATTGTCACGGTGTGAACGCATGTGGAGTGAAGGAAGTGGAGGAGGGAAAGAACGAGGCAAGGACTTTTTCTCAGCATAGTTTTGTTTTGGCACTTGAAAATCCTCCTCGTGTGTAATTTGCATActctcttcctctttttcttcttctttttcttctgtcTCAGAGGGTGAGTAAGAAGAGAACCCATCTGAGCCAGTTTCGGATCCAAGACTCTCCGTGCAGATCTCTAAACTTTTTTCACTCAAACAACTCTTTGACCTTCTCACAAGTGGGTGAACATAAGGAGTTGTGCTTAGTTTTAAGGTTTCCTCGTTGGCTTTTTGGACCAAAATTGAACTCCACACATCAACCTGTCCTGGTTTGTTGTCCTCATGCTGCTGCTCCTTTTGAATTGTGTTCCAAATTTGGAACTGGTCTTGTTTCGCTTCTTCGCAGTTATCTTCATCAGACGAGGATGAGTCAGAAATAGTGGATTTTGTGAGTGATGAGTAAGAGAGTTCTTCAGAGGAAGAGGTTTTTTTCATGAGAGAGAAGCCGTTTTGAGAAAGCCATGTCTTGGAAGACATGTCTGCGGATAAAGTGCGTCGAAGAGAAGTTGTCGGAGCATCGTGGTTAGAGCCCAAAATGGTCACGATTCCCTGCTTCTGCACCACCAGCATGTTCTCTTCTTCTATAGAAAGGCTTTGGCCTTGTATTTTCTTGCTCATACAAGTTGACATCTTCAGTAATCCAAAGATAAGCACGAGCACAAGCACTTAGTTATTAGCTGCATGAAAGGTAAGGAAAAAACTTCTAAgaaaatgtcataaaaaatataacctgATAAGCAAATACTCTAAGCTAGTGAATAGAGATAACTGATAACAGAATTTGAAGTTACATATTTTTTGGTACATGCATGtgaatttaatgaaataaataaataaacagagAGAATTTGGATGAATTATTACCTGAGGCAACAGTGGGAGTGCGAGTTGCAAAGGAGGAGGGAAAGAGTGAGGGTTGTGAGTTGTGACGATTCAGATGATGTTAGAGGAATGGCTGTGGTTGATGGTACTGCAAGTAGAGGAAATGGGTGTATTTGTAGGGTGCCAGAAAGCTTCTAGAACCGTATCCCCTACGCCACCATGAAAAGTTCCTTTTTATTGGTGTTttgtttcctcttcttctttttttcttcttttatactatatattttttcattattttccaTTTCATAAAAAAGGTGCCATGAAATTAAACCCTTATTGGTTCACACGAGCACTTCTACTCTTAACTTGTCTAATGGGGTGACTATTATGCCATTGTGACATGAACTGAAATGAAAAGGGatcaatgattaatttaaacattgttcTAATGTTACAAATATTTTAGTTGAAACGTAACTGGTATTAGAGTTAGCACTTAACTCAAACTAAaccctaaaaattattttatagagtgatattatatatactattttatttatattaatagtcCATCTGAAATATCTAATATCTCTTACACTAAAAATTGAATATCTTAAATGTGAAGTttacaatattaaatattattaatagttCAATAACAATCTAATAACAAGTAATTAGATAagcttaattttttgtttgacaaAATTAGATAAGCTTGATTAACAATATTTATTAGATAGACTACTCTTCTAACTTCTAGTCATATAAGATCGTtagtaatgataaaaaaaaaaattataatcaatagTCAATGTAAATTTCTAACATATTTtctcacataaaaaaaatgggCATCTCAGAGATTAAACATCAGcaaataattcaataattaCTCAATAATAGGTAACTAAATAAGCCTAATTAATAACAACTACTAAATATGATACCATTAATTTAGTCATATGATGACTAATCAATATGAAATCTTTAACCGTTGGGAATATTATACAAGCGGAGTACAGCTCAACAAAAATTGTTGAGCAGTGAAGAAATTCTATTGGATTATATGGAATTTACTCCAACAacgcgttttttttttcttttaatgggCATAATAGATATTAATTAAGGGAAAGTATGACTACTGCAAACAACAGTGGGCTCTGCTTTGCCCTGTATCAAATTGCCAATGTCAACTTTGTTTAACTTCCAAATTATTACAATATTAAATTGATGTTACCTATTAAATTATAGtttaaatgataatatcatGTTATTAGTGATGTGTGCCAAACTTTGAAGTTGAATAACCACTATAAATGCAAGTTACTTGATCTGatagtacttttttttatgaacttgATCTGAGACTTGATATGTAAAACGTAGTACCATAAAACAACTTTGTATTACCATTTAATTTAGCATTCTAGTCTCCTAACCTGATCACTGTTGCCTATTTGTATCTCCGATTAACACGCAAGGTCAGTTTCATTACATTTTTCACTACTTGTTTTGGCAATGTTAAATCTATAAAGCATAGCTAATGATCTACTGGTACAGTGTCACAAACTTCCATTGGGAGCCTgggaggagaaaaaaaaaagctattatatcatataaaaacAAGAACAACCCATCATTAGGAATGATAATTACATATTACATTTATCTTTGGTTGGTACAATGGTACCTACAAGAAATGTTCATAGCAAGGAGAGAAATTAACCATTAAAATGGGTTCAGGTCTCtgtatttatctaaaaaaacttgAATATTTATACTCTACATTCTAATTAAACGATATTTTAATACACATCCTGtcacgtgtatatatatatatatatacatatatatatatatatatatattataaatttaatacaatAATACATATGAACTAAGGACAAGTTAAGAATTTTCAACCAAAcgcttttaatttcaaaaaccgGACTTGGATTGCAGTCATGGTTCACGATGTTCACCCTCCAATCAAGATCTAagaattataacttttttcttcttatattattaattttatagaggttggaaaataaaattaagaataaaaatttagCTCTTTTTTTTCTGTGACTGTAGGCAATCCACATCTCATTGAACCATACCAATAAGGTAAAACAGAGAGTGACATTTGTTGGGTGAAAATGGCTTAAGAAGGAAGCAAGAGAATCAGCTTTGGGAGAGGCCAATATGATTGGGCGGCTAGAAAACCCACAATCCCATTGTCTGAAGAGAGAATCCGACACTTATatctatattaattttaaactgcCATAGTTTAATCACAAGGAATAATGTATGTGGAAACGAATGAACGCGCGTCATGTCTTGCTTTTTTGGACCTCCTTTTGGATACAAGACTTGCTTCATTTGTCTTTCATGCATTCTCTTTATCacagtatatttttttgtattataattcCATCTCCGTGCTTATGGAAAGTCATGTGGCTAATAGCGGCCAATACATCAACCAATTAATAATACACTCAAAAAGGTAGAGTGACGTTGATCAATATTTCAAAATAGAGTATAGAATAATGTGCTTTAAATAACCAAAgataccataaaaaaaaaaaagagttaattcAAAGCAGAGTCAATATAATACTATATTTAAGTTCATACAATTTAACTGATGACTTATTTACTCGACATCTTAACTGAGTCAGTGGCCGACTCAATTTTAAtaggaaaaagataaatagcattaatcaattaacacaaattgtaattataatatacttGATATCTTAATTGAGTCAGTGATCGACTCaagttttattagaaataaattttcaacCTCTTCACCACTATCATGTATTATAATATACTAAATAGCATGACTCAttctaataatagtaataagttTGTATTAAGAGTTTTCGTactaaattttcttataattttaattttagttgattTTGAAGTCCACAGTTTTTCTTAATGTTGTGGAGATATATAGATTATTATTTGATACATCTTTTCTAAATACttatgaaggaaaaaaagtttaaagcttgggtttattttaacaaatgaaACATTGGACATGGACCAATCAATGGTTAATCagactgaaaaaaaaatgatgagactGATTAGTTAAATTCCTCCGGAAAGTGAGCTAGAATGCTAGCTACAAAATTGAAACTCTAAAATACCAAAGTCATTGAGAGTGTaagcattaaatatatattagaatctCATTTCATTTGTATAGCATGCAATGGTGGATTTGGACTTgacagattttaaatttttacattgTGGGAATCCGAATTTGGTTTTCAAGTTATTCCTTGTATATAATTATGAAAGTATCGAATGAACAGGATAGCAATTAATTAGCTAGCTCTAATGTTAGCACGAGTATAATGTATTCAGGCTCtattataatcataattcataaacatACGAAAGTTGCATAAAACAATAAACATATGAAGGTTTGTGGCGCTAATCAAACAACCTGATTAATTAATCAGTAATCAAGGAGTtggtaattaattaacatcattcGCGATAAttggataattattttatcttattgatTCCGTCAACCTAATAGTTTCTTAAACCTCAAAGGTATTTGGATTAACATGCATCTTTGTAGACCTATGCTTGAAATATAGCTTAATTGACCTTTGGAAAATTTTCAGCAGTTCTTTTAACCTAAAAAGGTCGGAAATAGCATAGTGTTTGACCTCGACGTATTTAGAATGGCTATTCATTTATGGAAGTCCAAAGCCATATGGTGGCCGTTGGTCTTATGACttgttgtatttgttttataactttttttctcttcatatttTTGGCTATAGAAAATGAGTAGTGAACACTCCCCTGAAAATTCTTAGTTGCTTTTGCATTATAAAAAGATTAATGAAATAATTACTTGATCGATAAACATCCAAAAAGGCAATGAAAGATTACGTAAGGGGACACCTTTGGGTTAAATTCTTAAGGTTTAGAATTGGAATCCTAGCTTGACGAAGACCTTAGgagaaatttcatttaaaattgtaggtcaaataatatatttagttttttatctcttttttttaattttaatcatttatcttttagaaagttcattttgattttttatctttttaaattagtttaaaatggTCATTTCATCTATCTAAAGCTAacaccattaataaaataaaaatattgatagtTAAAGTCCGCTACAAAATATAAGTTTTCTACCCATtatcttccttcttttcttctcctACCTCCTCCCTGCCCAACTTTTAcggacaaaaaataaatcaaacactCCCAACTTAGTGCAAAACCCAAATCTAAAACCCCCACCCCTACACCTCTCCACTCCATCATTTTCCATTGATGTCCACCCCCAATGCTGATTTCGATGTGAAGTTGTCTCTGTGCCCGACCATCACATTCCCTTTGCTAAGGCCTTCTTCTTTGTTGCCGACAACGTTATCCCCAATCCCATGATCCTTGTCTCCAACTTCTTCGGCTTTGACGACCTCAAACCCATGACCATGACCCTCTATTGAGGCCTTCTTCTCCATTGATTTTTGGTTGCATTACCTTCATTTTCAAATCTATTTTGTAATTTCTTCAAAAGAGCCTCTTAGACATGATTTTtgtatttagttttaaatttgttcaatatttggttttttaatttctttgatttcttatatttgttttataatttgttcAAGGTAAACTCTTGGGCAGTGGCAGACCTAGGTTCATTTGAGGGGTGCACTTGCAccccctcattttttaaaatttatcaaatttgtaaatataattttatattttgcattttattttatttatatttatataattgaactccctaattttattttttataatttgcaccCACTGACTTAAGGTTTTGGATTTGTCGCTCTAAGGTTTGACTGTTATTGATATTTAAATGTGGGAAGAGTGGTGGTTGTTTGGAGGTGTGGAGGGGATTGGAGAGAAGAAGTGGAAAGAGAGGGACGAGCAAATatgggaaagaaagaaaaaataaaatttggtttttgaatttatagacTTGTCGTTACTTTTGCCGTCAATGCTTCCTCGTTGTTGTCtatagagaagaagaagaaaaaaggaaagaacaagagCAATGATTTTATAATGCTTTTTAGttgtcaatatttttatttttattaacggTGTTAAATATGAATGAACGAAATAATcattttgaatcaatttaaaaagataaataattaaaatgaattttttaaaagataaatgatcaaattaaataaagataaagaatcaaattggttatttaatcaaaattgtaagtgtttttatctttctatctaatcaaaattacattatttattagtaattttgttattaaagtgaaattttaattttaattaaaaattaacaccaAATTAATTTCTATTACCGTGCctaattttttatctcttaattaaaataagataaaaattgcGTGCATGATTAAAGTTGTAATTCATATTAATAATTCAcgtgataaaaattatattagttattaaaataaattttaattttaattaaaaagaacgTTCAAATTACTTAAGGAAACTCACTTAAAATTTAGTTACTACTAAAATAGGTGTGTAGAAATTTAAGTTTTCCGATACTataattaaatcaagaactttTAATAATCATTAAACTCATGTTGAATAAAGTCAACCTCCAAttgttttttttggaagaatCTGTATAACTTCTTTTGATGCAATTATCCTTAtccttattattataaataaatacgtATTGCCTAAGATGCACTCACGAGTGACGAGTATAAAAGCAAGCGGCCAACAGAAAAGAGCCACATAATGAAGAACATGAAAACTTTAGCCACAGAGCAGAGGTCCTTGCTTTCTTGTAAACAATTGCCATAAAAAGAGAGACCAATCGTAATGGAAAATTTGTAATTGCAGAGCATATGGTTCTGTCCCTAATTCCCACTTGCGCACACCTATACACAGAGAAACAGAGTCTGgacaatatttaatatttaatccaTTTGATTTGATGTAACATTACATTAGTAGCTACTTTcggtgtttttaatttttttattattttgcttttctttttttatgcatattttgCATTGAGCAATTCTTATAGCaacatattatttataaatgcaAACAATTAAGAGAGgggtaaaataattattttaatattatataattatatattaaaaaaatatgcataggtaaaaaaatgtatttcacaaataaaaacttatattttgtaatacaatttcatcaaatttaatttggccgaataaaaatcatgaaataaaatattatatataaattcaattaataacattaaaatcgcgaaaaataacaatatatatttatataaatactatactaatactaataaaattaacaaagaaGATGTGTGAGTGCAATAATAAGTCAtcttttcattaataatatcaATTACGTCTGGGGGAAGGGATACTAGGTGTTAGACATAGAAAACAATGGATTTTTTGTAAGATCGAATGACAAAAGAGTATCGGGTACAATACtgtaatttactaaaaaaatatagagaatgtaagtataatttattattattattaatattaatattattattattattattggattagcttgaattaaaaaaataaagccaaccattaaattaaaaaatcaaaacaaagaaaacgattttgatcattttaaactaaaaaagttcAATCATGTTTTGTTTGAATTCACCAATAATTTAGACATCAACACTCCTCTCTACCACTTGCATCTAATATATATTCCTCTAGTTAATTAGTATTAATACTGCtactgttttatatatatatatatatatatatatatatatatatatgggttatatatacttttggttgttgataaatacatatttttttgtgtttaattcctgataaaaaaaattttggaTCAAATCCttgatatttcaaaatttttgcctTATGTTCCTGCTGTTAGTCCGTAATCGTTAATGGTCTACGTGGTCGTTAATCGGCCACACAAGCATATCACATGCGATTTTTCTTTGATTAGGATTACacgtggaaaatattttttaaaaaagtacaaAACGACGTCATTTtgaatgttaaatttttttttcttccttttctcaaTCTGTTGCCCCTTTCTTTGTCGAGATAAATCTACAGAGAAAACTCTGGACACATTTCCTCttcctctccttcttcttcttcttctggttCTACCAAGACAAGGGCATGATTGAGCTGCAATTGAAACGTGTTCATGTCCTCCATGGTTGTGGACAAAAGACGTTGGAGAGAGGTCATGgctgaaaaagaaaagtttagaGTCACATATGTCATGGTTCGATGAGAACAAAACGTAGGAAACAAAAGAAGGCAAAATATAGCAAATCTCACTCTCACTCACAATAAGCAAAACAAGAGTGCAAACCAAAGCACTTGAGTCAAAGTCACAACAAGCTAAAGAGAGGGTTGGGTATCAAAGCTTGATAGACTGAACACACACCACAGACACGATAGCAAACAATTGTAGCAAAAAGAGGGTCAAGTCAAGACTGAGAGAGACCAAAAAGAGAGTCTGAGAGAATTGAAGAGGGGGAAAGAGAAAAGCTGGGCAGTGTGTCATTTAGGTCTGAAAATGGGGGAGAAgcagaaaatattaatttatgacaacaaaaaaataggTTAAACAAACTTGGGGGCAAATCGGATCTGCAACCCGAGCCAGAAAAACCTAACTAGCaagattggaaaaaaaaaacatccaatttcaaaatttcaatctAGTCTAACTTCAATCTTCAATCCCATCGATTCACGATTTTCCTCACAACTGAGCTCGAAAGCAAGAAGCAAGATCTTGAAATCATGAGAGTTCACAATTTTACTTGCAATCCTGACAACACAGGCTACGGGAGAAGATGTTGGCAAAGGAGAAGGTCATCGAGGACAAataggagaaagaagaaaggggcAAGATGACGTCATTTTGTAACCTCATGTAGGATTAAAGGTGTTCAAAAAACACACATTGCAGAATAAAAagatctattttatatttaaatatattataaacagaTGACATATTAAAAATGTACATGTTGATGGGCTCTTGAAGCATAAAAATTCTTCAATAATATGAAGGTTCTACGTGTATCCACATCGAGACTGACATCTATTCGTCAACAACTTTGAcaagtgaaaaaataagaatagaaaagtgatattttttttttttgatcttTCAACGTGCAGCCCAAGGCTCTATTTATAGCACGCTAAAGATACCAAATTtctgatcaaatcaaaatcattattgatagtatccttttttttaactatattatttcttgttactttttattgctaaccatttagaaattaaaattgaaataataattgaccaaGTCAAACTTGTATATAGCCGCCTTTTCAACCCaaattccaaatacaaaattatacatgtttgtttctcttctttcacaaaat of the Glycine max cultivar Williams 82 chromosome 13, Glycine_max_v4.0, whole genome shotgun sequence genome contains:
- the LOC100790085 gene encoding protein FAF-like, chloroplastic; translated protein: MSTCMSKKIQGQSLSIEEENMLVVQKQGIVTILGSNHDAPTTSLRRTLSADMSSKTWLSQNGFSLMKKTSSSEELSYSSLTKSTISDSSSSDEDNCEEAKQDQFQIWNTIQKEQQHEDNKPGQVDVWSSILVQKANEETLKLSTTPYVHPLVRRSKSCLSEKSLEICTESLGSETGSDGFSSYSPSETEEKEEEKEEESMQITHEEDFQVPKQNYAEKKSLPRSFPPPLPSLHMRSHRDNGRLFLQAVSVPSQNNFCAQRENGRLVLTFADVEVAEEEEEFDEAEEFESVIEEAKTPMLRLLSSGFGLALMMNKPIGLLGTDANVKSPKWSEKFNDVVNFKDVDTVQHSHPLPPRPRQHGSIHKKAFNAYEYYWRTKPTTKVAPASNTFTFQHNNNYSSLENNLKSCKDSRRSFLIWEPYCIAT